One Caretta caretta isolate rCarCar2 chromosome 8, rCarCar1.hap1, whole genome shotgun sequence DNA window includes the following coding sequences:
- the CDC25C gene encoding M-phase inducer phosphatase 3 isoform X4, whose product MAAVGRVDSSGPPHGLEAPRQNVISFLPQVLCSTPSSPGSMHREGNETDSSLNKENEGVCFKCPGWQMPRSLLFRKRATAQLDAGGLEECEVKDLGSPIAAVALHPRRMAENLDSFEELFPSEQEDLEKPVAGNLSSSMAVLLSGPLLTQDINVSEVSINRSRLYRSPSMPEKLDRPVLKRIVRCQDNETPVKVKLRRSPVYEELEWGATLKKTASLSDMEIVKVLDQDYGFRQLIGDFSKVYALPTVTGRQQDLRYITPETVAALLFGEFQSLIETFYIIDCRYPYEYLGGHIKGALNFHRQEDVFEFLLKKPLFPSTPQKRIVLVFHCEFSSERGPRMCRYLREEDRAMNEYPALHYPELYILKGGYKEFFPEYMELCEPQDYCPMHHQDYKAELLKFRTKSKLWAGDRRRRNQIARLMKL is encoded by the exons AGAGGCACCGAGACAGAATGTAATATCTTTCCTG CCCCAGGTATTATGCAGCACACCGAGTTCCCCAGGCTCCATGCATCGAGAGGGCAATGAGACAGACAGCTCCCTGAACAAGGAAAAT GAGGGTGTCTGCTTTAAGTGTCCAGGGTGGCAAATGCCTAGGTCCCTGCTGTTTCGAAAGAGAGCAACAGCTCAGCTG GATGCAGGGGGCTTGGAGGAGTGTGAGGTGAAAGATCTGGGTAGCCCAATTGCTGCAGTGGCCCTGCATCCACGCAGAATGGCAGAGAACTTGGACAGCTTTGAAGAGCTCTTCCCCAGTGAACAAGAAGACCTGGAG aAACCAGTGGCTGGGAACCTGTCCTCCAGCATGGCTGTCCTGCTCTCTGGACCCCTCCTCACACAGGACATCAATGTCAGTGAA GTCTCCATCAACAGAAGTCGCCTGTACCGCTCACCATCCATGCCAGAGAAGTTGGACAGACCGGTGCTGAAGCGAATAGTGAGATGCCAGGACAATGAAACTCCAGTCAAGGTGAAACTGAGACGCAGCCCTGTCTATGAGGAGCTGGAGTGG GGTGCAACTCTGAAGAAGACGGCCTCACTCTCAGACATGGAAATTGTCAAAGTTCTCGATCAGGACTATGGCTTCCGACAGCTCATCGGGGACTTCTCTAAG GTGTATGCGCTGCCGACAGTGACAGGAAGACAACAGGACCTGAGATACATTACCCCGGAGACT GTGGCTGCTCTTCTCTTTGGGGAATTCCAAAGCTTGATTGAGACATTCTACATCATCGACTGTCGCTACCCCTATGAGTATCTGGGGGGGCACATAAAG GGCGCTCTGAACTTTCACAGGCAGGAAGATGTCTTTGAGTTCTTGCTGAAGAAGCCTCTGTTCCCGTCCACCCCACAGAAACGCATTGTCCTTGTGTTCCACTGTGAATTCTCCTCGGAACGGGGCCCCAGGAT GTGCCGCTATCTGAGGGAGGAAGATCGAGCCATGAATGAGTACCCGGCACTGCACTATCCCGAGCTCTACATCCTGAAGGGAGGCTACAAGGAGTTCTTCCCTGAGTACATG GAGCTATGTGAACCCCAGGACTACTGCCCAATGCACCACCAGGACTACAAGGCAGAGTTGCTGAAATTCCGTACCAAGAGCAAGTTGTGGGCTGGAGACCGGAGGAGACGCAACCAAATCGCTCGCCTCATGAAgttgtga